A region of Roseobacter litoralis Och 149 DNA encodes the following proteins:
- a CDS encoding thiamine diphosphokinase, producing the protein MTYTIVETTKPLTLIGGGEATVDDVASALALAPICVAADSGAHLALEAGIDVAAVIGDMDSISDRARARIAAERFHHIAEQDSTDFDKALRHVSAPLVVAVGFCGGQIDHALAALHTIIRRADRHIVLLGATDIVFLCPPAFNVPTPAGTRVSLFPMGPVRGRSKGLFWPIDGIDFAPGLQAGTSNRTTGPFSIETDAPVMLCIMPRAFLQPVVQALLGLSATKRWPALAVPHRDPPQS; encoded by the coding sequence ATGACGTATACAATTGTAGAAACGACTAAACCGTTAACCCTGATTGGCGGGGGCGAGGCGACAGTGGATGATGTCGCGAGCGCGCTGGCGCTGGCGCCGATATGTGTTGCTGCCGACAGTGGTGCGCATCTGGCCTTGGAGGCTGGTATCGATGTGGCCGCGGTCATCGGGGATATGGACTCGATCTCGGACCGCGCGCGTGCGCGCATCGCAGCGGAGCGGTTTCATCATATCGCGGAGCAGGACAGCACCGATTTCGATAAGGCGCTACGGCATGTTTCTGCGCCGTTGGTGGTTGCCGTCGGATTTTGCGGGGGGCAGATTGATCACGCGCTGGCGGCGTTGCATACGATAATACGACGGGCAGACCGACATATCGTCCTGTTGGGCGCAACCGACATCGTATTCCTGTGCCCACCCGCGTTCAATGTGCCAACCCCAGCAGGAACACGGGTATCCCTGTTTCCGATGGGGCCGGTGCGGGGGCGGTCCAAGGGGCTGTTCTGGCCGATTGACGGTATCGACTTCGCGCCCGGTTTGCAGGCAGGGACATCAAATCGTACAACCGGACCGTTTTCGATTGAAACGGATGCCCCGGTGATGCTGTGCATCATGCCGCGCGCGTTCCTTCAGCCGGTTGTGCAGGCGTTGCTCGGGCTGTCAGCGACAAAGCGATGGCCCGCTCTCGCAGTACCACATAGAGACCCGCCGCAATCGTAA
- a CDS encoding adenylosuccinate synthase, protein MANVVVVGAQWGDEGKGKIVDWLSERADVIARFQGGHNAGHTLVIDGKVYKLNALPSGVVRGGKLSVIGNGVVLDPWHLTKEIDIIRGQGVDISPETLMIAENTPLILPIHGELDRAREEAASKGTKIGTTGRGIGPAYEDKVGRRSVRVADLADTATLEARVDRALQHHDPLRKGLGIEPVDRDALVAQLIEIAPHILKYAAPVWKVLNEKRRAGKRILFEGAQGALLDIDFGTYPFVTSSNVIAGQAATGVGVGPGAIDYVLGIVKAYTTRVGEGPFPAELDDADGQRLGERGHEFGTVTGRKRRCGWFDAVLVRQTCATSGVNGIALTKLDVLDGFETLKICVGYELDGKRMDYLPTAADHQARCRPIYEEVPGWSESTEGARSWADLPANAIKYVRRVEELIDCPVALLSTSPEREDTILVTDPFAD, encoded by the coding sequence ATGGCAAACGTCGTCGTTGTGGGCGCTCAGTGGGGCGACGAAGGAAAAGGCAAGATTGTCGACTGGCTGTCTGAACGCGCGGATGTGATCGCGCGCTTTCAGGGCGGTCACAATGCCGGACATACGCTGGTCATTGATGGCAAAGTCTACAAGCTGAACGCGTTACCCTCCGGCGTGGTGCGGGGCGGCAAACTGTCTGTTATTGGCAACGGCGTTGTGCTGGACCCTTGGCATCTGACCAAGGAAATCGACATTATCCGCGGGCAGGGCGTCGATATTTCTCCCGAGACCTTGATGATCGCCGAAAACACACCGCTGATCCTGCCCATTCATGGCGAATTGGACCGTGCGCGCGAGGAAGCCGCGAGCAAAGGCACCAAGATCGGTACGACGGGCCGGGGTATTGGCCCCGCCTATGAGGATAAGGTCGGTCGCCGCTCGGTCCGGGTCGCGGATCTGGCCGATACTGCCACGCTCGAAGCGCGGGTGGATCGTGCGCTGCAACACCATGATCCGCTGCGCAAAGGCCTCGGGATTGAGCCGGTGGACCGGGACGCGCTGGTTGCGCAACTGATCGAGATCGCACCCCACATCCTCAAGTACGCAGCCCCCGTGTGGAAGGTGCTCAACGAAAAGCGGCGCGCGGGCAAGCGTATTCTGTTTGAGGGCGCACAGGGCGCGCTTTTGGATATCGACTTTGGCACCTATCCCTTTGTAACCTCATCAAACGTGATTGCAGGTCAGGCGGCGACCGGTGTCGGTGTAGGCCCCGGCGCGATCGATTATGTGCTCGGGATCGTCAAAGCCTATACAACGCGGGTGGGTGAAGGCCCCTTTCCGGCAGAACTCGACGATGCCGATGGCCAGCGGCTTGGCGAGCGTGGGCATGAGTTTGGCACGGTGACGGGGCGCAAACGTCGCTGCGGCTGGTTCGATGCCGTGCTGGTGCGCCAGACCTGTGCGACATCCGGCGTCAACGGGATTGCCCTGACCAAGCTTGATGTTCTGGACGGCTTCGAGACGCTCAAGATCTGTGTTGGATATGAACTGGATGGCAAGCGCATGGATTACTTGCCGACCGCAGCGGATCATCAGGCGCGCTGCCGTCCCATTTACGAAGAAGTGCCGGGGTGGTCGGAATCCACCGAAGGCGCGCGCAGTTGGGCGGATTTGCCTGCCAACGCCATCAAATATGTGCGCCGCGTTGAAGAGTTGATTGACTGCCCCGTCGCCCTACTTTCTACCTCGCCGGAGCGGGAAGACACCATCCTCGTCACGGATCCGTTCGCCGATTGA
- a CDS encoding CTP synthase → MARYIFITGGVVSSLGKGLASAALGALLQARGFSVRLRKLDPYLNVDPGTMSPFEHGEVFVTDDGAETDLDLGHYERFTGVAARSTDSVSSGRIYSTVLEKERRGDYLGKTIQVIPHVTNEIKDFIGIGDDEVDFMLCEIGGTVGDIEGLPFFEAIRQFTHDKPRGQCIFMHLTLLPYLAASGELKTKPTQHSVKELQSIGIAPDILVCRSEHPIPEKEREKIALFCNVRKESVVAAYDLKTIYDAPLAYHEQGLDQAVLDAFDISPAPKPDLTVWRDVSDRVHNPEGEVKVAIVGKYTQLEDAYKSIAEALTHGGMANRVKVTVEWVDAEVFDTQDVAPHLEGFHAILVPGGFGERGTEGKIKAAQYAREHKVPYLGICLGMQMAVIEAARNVANIKAAGSEEFDHEAGKKRFEPVVYHLKEWVQGNAKVSRKVGDDKGGTMRLGAYDATLTAGTRVADIYHTSAIDERHRHRYEVDIKYRAQLEDAGLVFSGMSPDGKLPEIIEWPKHPWFIGVQFHPELKSKPFDPHPLFADFIRAAKENSRLV, encoded by the coding sequence ATGGCACGATATATTTTCATCACCGGAGGTGTGGTTTCATCGCTTGGAAAAGGGCTGGCATCCGCCGCTCTGGGCGCTTTGCTGCAGGCGCGTGGTTTTTCCGTACGGTTGCGCAAGCTTGATCCCTATCTGAATGTCGATCCCGGAACGATGTCGCCCTTTGAACATGGCGAGGTCTTTGTGACCGATGATGGCGCGGAAACAGACCTTGATCTGGGCCACTACGAGCGTTTCACCGGCGTTGCGGCGCGCTCCACCGATTCCGTGTCCTCCGGCCGCATCTATTCCACCGTTCTGGAAAAGGAGCGGCGCGGCGATTACCTCGGCAAAACCATTCAGGTGATCCCGCATGTCACGAATGAGATCAAGGATTTCATTGGTATTGGCGATGACGAGGTCGACTTCATGCTCTGTGAAATCGGCGGGACGGTCGGCGACATCGAAGGCTTGCCGTTTTTCGAAGCGATCCGACAGTTCACCCACGATAAACCTCGCGGCCAATGCATCTTCATGCATCTGACGTTGTTGCCCTACCTGGCCGCGTCAGGCGAACTGAAGACCAAGCCGACGCAGCACTCGGTCAAAGAACTGCAATCTATCGGCATCGCGCCTGATATTTTGGTATGCCGCTCCGAACATCCGATCCCGGAGAAAGAACGCGAGAAAATTGCGCTGTTTTGTAATGTGCGCAAAGAATCTGTTGTGGCAGCCTATGATCTGAAAACCATCTACGACGCCCCTCTTGCCTATCACGAACAGGGGCTCGATCAGGCCGTTTTGGATGCGTTTGACATTTCCCCCGCGCCCAAACCCGACCTGACGGTCTGGCGGGATGTCTCGGATCGCGTGCATAATCCTGAGGGCGAAGTCAAAGTGGCGATCGTTGGTAAATATACGCAGCTCGAAGACGCGTATAAGTCCATCGCAGAGGCCTTGACCCATGGCGGTATGGCAAATCGCGTCAAAGTTACTGTTGAATGGGTGGACGCAGAAGTGTTCGACACCCAAGATGTCGCCCCGCACCTTGAGGGCTTTCACGCGATCCTCGTGCCCGGAGGTTTTGGCGAACGCGGAACCGAAGGCAAGATAAAAGCGGCCCAATATGCCCGCGAGCACAAGGTGCCCTACCTTGGTATTTGTCTCGGCATGCAGATGGCCGTGATCGAAGCGGCACGCAATGTGGCGAACATCAAAGCCGCCGGGTCCGAAGAATTTGACCATGAAGCGGGCAAAAAGCGGTTCGAACCTGTCGTCTATCACCTTAAGGAATGGGTACAGGGAAATGCCAAAGTGTCCCGCAAGGTTGGCGATGACAAGGGCGGGACCATGCGGCTCGGCGCGTATGATGCGACCCTGACCGCGGGCACGCGCGTGGCTGATATCTACCACACCTCCGCCATTGATGAGCGGCACCGTCACCGCTACGAGGTCGACATCAAGTATCGCGCGCAACTCGAAGACGCCGGTCTGGTGTTCTCCGGCATGTCCCCTGACGGGAAACTGCCCGAAATCATCGAATGGCCGAAGCACCCGTGGTTCATCGGCGTGCAATTTCACCCAGAATTGAAGTCGAAACCCTTTGATCCGCACCCCCTGTTCGCGGATTTCATCCGTGCCGCTAAGGAAAACAGCCGCCTCGTTTGA
- the nthA gene encoding nitrile hydratase subunit alpha, protein MPHDHDDHNHPHSLLPGDPVLRIKALETLLTKKGLVDPLALDAIIDTYENKIGPRNGAHVVAKAWLEPAFRAALLKDATKVVSELGYYGRQGEHMVAVENTDTVHNMVVCTLCSCYPWPLLGIPPTWYKSDAYRARAVREPRKVLADFGVALPADRAVRVWDSTAEVRYLVIPQRPKGTDDWDEEALMDLVTRDSMIGTGLVHSPEARTT, encoded by the coding sequence ATGCCGCATGACCATGATGACCACAATCACCCGCACTCGTTGCTGCCCGGCGACCCTGTACTGCGCATCAAAGCGCTGGAAACGCTGCTGACCAAGAAAGGTCTGGTCGATCCGCTGGCGTTGGATGCGATTATCGATACCTATGAAAACAAGATCGGCCCGCGTAACGGCGCGCATGTGGTGGCAAAGGCGTGGCTGGAGCCTGCCTTTCGCGCCGCTTTGCTAAAAGATGCGACAAAGGTCGTGTCCGAACTGGGGTATTATGGCCGTCAGGGCGAACACATGGTGGCCGTTGAAAACACGGACACGGTTCACAACATGGTCGTGTGTACCTTGTGCAGCTGTTATCCGTGGCCCTTGCTGGGCATTCCGCCGACATGGTACAAATCAGATGCGTATCGCGCCCGCGCTGTGCGCGAGCCGCGCAAGGTACTGGCCGACTTTGGGGTCGCATTGCCCGCCGACAGGGCAGTGCGGGTCTGGGACAGCACCGCCGAAGTCCGGTATCTGGTCATTCCGCAACGCCCCAAGGGCACGGACGACTGGGATGAAGAAGCCTTGATGGACCTTGTAACCCGCGACAGCATGATCGGCACGGGCCTTGTGCACAGCCCCGAGGCGCGCACGACATGA
- a CDS encoding DUF6524 family protein, producing the protein MGILTRWMGAFVLLAATFNPTQYNYITWLQTYGAQNLSIAVLVGLVLAVAYIIFLRATLRSIGPLGMGLILGIFAAAVWVLHDFGVLALDNQNLNVWLALFALSAVLGIGLGWSHVRRALSGQTDVDDIDD; encoded by the coding sequence ATGGGTATACTAACACGTTGGATGGGCGCGTTCGTGCTCTTGGCGGCCACCTTCAATCCAACCCAGTACAACTATATCACGTGGCTTCAGACATATGGTGCGCAAAACCTGTCGATTGCCGTCCTTGTGGGTCTTGTTCTGGCCGTCGCATATATCATTTTCCTGCGCGCAACGCTGCGATCCATCGGCCCCCTGGGCATGGGCCTTATCCTTGGGATATTCGCAGCCGCGGTCTGGGTCCTGCATGACTTTGGCGTTTTGGCGCTGGATAATCAGAACCTGAATGTCTGGCTGGCGCTCTTTGCCTTGTCTGCCGTTTTGGGCATCGGTCTGGGGTGGAGCCATGTGCGGCGCGCTCTGTCCGGTCAAACAGATGTGGACGACATTGACGACTAA
- a CDS encoding glutathione S-transferase family protein: MSTARYILHYAPDNASLVIRLALEELRLDYTTQLVDRQNSAQHSPAYRALNPNQLIPVLETPQGPIFETAAILLWLSDTHGHLGPGADDPQRAELLKWLFFLSNTLHPALRMLFYPGAYIGRDVDHVSQLTQMTQSNILRLLGLIDQRWADDRPGILLDLYLGPMMRWLALYPTQSDRTWFDLTAFDAIHAALRNLEQRPSVETAQQAEGLGRDPFTSPRHPNPPEGSAT; the protein is encoded by the coding sequence ATGAGCACAGCGCGCTACATTCTTCACTATGCCCCGGATAACGCCTCTTTGGTGATCCGTCTGGCGTTGGAAGAACTGCGCCTTGATTACACCACGCAACTGGTGGATCGCCAAAATTCGGCGCAACACAGCCCGGCCTATCGCGCCCTGAACCCGAACCAGTTGATCCCGGTGCTGGAAACGCCGCAGGGCCCGATCTTTGAAACCGCTGCCATATTGCTGTGGCTGTCCGATACACACGGGCATCTTGGCCCGGGCGCTGATGATCCGCAAAGAGCGGAACTGCTGAAATGGTTGTTCTTTTTGTCCAATACCCTGCATCCTGCGTTGCGCATGCTGTTTTATCCCGGCGCTTATATTGGACGCGACGTGGATCATGTGTCGCAGCTCACGCAGATGACGCAGTCCAACATCCTGCGCCTGCTGGGCCTCATCGATCAGCGATGGGCAGATGATCGCCCTGGCATTTTGCTGGACCTTTATCTGGGCCCCATGATGCGCTGGCTGGCGCTTTATCCGACGCAGAGCGACAGAACATGGTTTGACCTCACGGCCTTTGACGCGATACACGCAGCGCTGCGCAACCTTGAACAACGCCCGTCAGTTGAGACCGCACAACAGGCCGAGGGACTTGGCCGCGATCCGTTTACGTCCCCTCGCCATCCAAACCCGCCAGAAGGAAGTGCCACTTAG
- a CDS encoding DUF2842 domain-containing protein, with protein sequence MSLSYKARRRLALLILLIGLPVYIVSCITVINWLDRPSLWVELLVYVVLGVFWALPFKFIFKGVGQADPDQPEG encoded by the coding sequence ATGTCGCTGAGTTACAAAGCCAGACGCCGCCTTGCACTGCTGATCCTTTTGATCGGGCTGCCGGTCTATATTGTGTCCTGCATTACCGTGATTAACTGGCTTGATCGCCCCTCGCTCTGGGTCGAATTGTTGGTATATGTGGTTCTTGGGGTGTTCTGGGCCTTGCCGTTCAAATTTATTTTCAAAGGCGTCGGTCAGGCAGACCCGGATCAACCCGAAGGCTGA
- a CDS encoding nitrile hydratase accessory protein, which yields MTPPEPVFSEPWHAQVFAVTVRLNETGHLPWSDWAAAFSRTLKRHGLSKELDGGDDYFLAWLETLENTLVSKGMAETSDIAAIKAAWETAYLNTPHGQPVHLTE from the coding sequence ATGACACCACCGGAACCTGTGTTTTCAGAACCTTGGCACGCGCAGGTTTTCGCCGTCACTGTGCGTTTGAACGAAACGGGCCATTTGCCTTGGTCCGATTGGGCGGCGGCTTTTTCGCGTACACTCAAGCGCCACGGGTTGAGTAAAGAACTGGATGGCGGTGACGACTATTTTCTGGCTTGGCTCGAAACACTGGAAAACACACTGGTGTCCAAGGGCATGGCAGAAACATCCGACATTGCCGCGATCAAAGCAGCTTGGGAAACGGCCTATCTGAACACACCGCATGGTCAGCCTGTTCACTTGACAGAATAA
- a CDS encoding VPLPA-CTERM sorting domain-containing protein — translation MLRTTVAAAALLSFGSVAHATTITAQVFTPTDFANLTNGAVVEDFELSSILTGTFANTQAVRGVGSVEEGELSGDLTTKVGTFGSLWTAGDLLGSGSTCSRFDLGAADCNGIALQKSPDDTNGQGNIVPDNGNFAINSNDTQGIVWNAALAGGTLFTTLVFAIQDAADVGAKTLTVELGDGTKAVFSGSLFGNNDTNIVKISFDAGVASAEVSIETSRNDAFTVDGAAISPVPLPASSLLLIGGMAALAGVARRRKNKKA, via the coding sequence ATGCTTAGAACGACAGTTGCAGCAGCGGCGCTGCTTTCATTCGGATCGGTTGCACATGCAACAACTATTACCGCGCAAGTATTTACTCCAACTGATTTTGCCAATCTTACGAACGGCGCTGTTGTTGAAGACTTCGAGCTTTCTAGCATTCTAACTGGCACGTTCGCGAACACCCAAGCGGTACGCGGTGTCGGTTCGGTTGAAGAGGGAGAGTTGTCAGGCGATTTGACAACGAAAGTTGGTACATTTGGATCACTGTGGACAGCGGGCGACCTGCTCGGTTCAGGCTCGACATGCAGCAGGTTCGACTTGGGCGCAGCAGACTGCAATGGGATAGCTCTTCAAAAGAGTCCCGACGATACAAACGGTCAAGGTAACATTGTCCCCGACAATGGCAATTTCGCTATCAATTCCAACGATACACAGGGCATAGTCTGGAACGCTGCGCTTGCAGGCGGAACGCTGTTTACAACTCTGGTGTTTGCAATTCAAGATGCTGCCGACGTGGGTGCCAAGACCCTGACGGTAGAACTGGGCGACGGAACAAAAGCTGTTTTCTCAGGGTCTTTGTTCGGGAATAACGATACGAACATCGTCAAAATCAGCTTCGACGCTGGCGTTGCTTCGGCGGAGGTGTCTATTGAAACGTCACGGAATGACGCGTTCACCGTCGACGGCGCAGCGATCAGCCCCGTTCCACTGCCAGCATCTTCGCTGCTGTTGATCGGTGGTATGGCTGCTCTGGCAGGCGTGGCACGTCGCCGGAAGAACAAAAAAGCCTGA
- a CDS encoding DMT family transporter: protein MTIDRPFLGIMLMLGFCVLAPVGDAIAKILGQTVPIGQLVLVRFAVQALLLIPLVWLTRRRWRMSKRVTWLTFVRTILHIIGIGAMVTALKYLPLADAVAIAFVMPFIMLVLGKYALNEEVGARRIIACAVGFLGTLLVVQPSFAQVGWPALLPVGVAINFALFMLVTRQIAKETDPISLQAVSGVMAVFVILPVLLIFQNSGFLQLQIVHVSSYDWTLLLSIGLLGTVAHLLMTWSLRFAPSATLAPMQYLEIPFATIIGFMVFGDFPNPMASVGIVITIAAGLYVVLRERAIALSLTARATPAQPAEGTRAA, encoded by the coding sequence ATGACAATTGACCGGCCCTTTCTTGGCATCATGCTGATGCTGGGATTTTGCGTGCTTGCGCCTGTCGGCGATGCGATAGCGAAAATCCTCGGACAAACTGTGCCAATCGGCCAGCTGGTTTTGGTGCGTTTTGCGGTGCAGGCTTTGTTGCTGATCCCGTTGGTCTGGCTCACACGGCGACGCTGGCGCATGAGCAAACGGGTGACTTGGCTGACATTCGTGCGCACCATTCTTCATATTATAGGTATCGGCGCCATGGTTACCGCGTTGAAATACCTGCCACTTGCAGATGCTGTTGCGATCGCTTTTGTGATGCCGTTCATCATGCTGGTGCTGGGTAAATACGCGTTGAACGAAGAAGTCGGTGCGCGCCGTATCATTGCCTGCGCGGTCGGTTTTCTGGGCACCTTGCTTGTGGTGCAGCCCAGCTTTGCCCAAGTTGGCTGGCCTGCCCTGTTGCCCGTAGGCGTGGCGATCAATTTTGCCCTTTTCATGCTGGTCACCCGCCAGATCGCAAAGGAAACCGATCCAATCAGCCTGCAGGCGGTCAGCGGCGTGATGGCAGTGTTTGTGATTCTCCCGGTTCTTTTGATCTTTCAAAACAGCGGTTTTTTACAGCTTCAGATTGTGCATGTGTCGTCCTATGACTGGACCTTGCTGCTGAGCATCGGCCTATTGGGCACGGTCGCGCATCTGTTAATGACGTGGTCGCTGCGTTTTGCGCCCTCCGCCACGCTCGCGCCGATGCAGTATCTGGAAATTCCCTTTGCGACGATCATCGGGTTCATGGTGTTTGGTGATTTTCCAAATCCGATGGCAAGCGTCGGTATTGTGATTACGATTGCGGCGGGTCTCTATGTGGTACTGCGAGAGCGGGCCATCGCTTTGTCGCTGACAGCCCGAGCAACGCCTGCACAACCGGCTGAAGGAACGCGCGCGGCATGA
- the nthB gene encoding nitrile hydratase subunit beta: protein MTRPHDMGGRYGDGAVIPENESVKFKEDWHARALAVTLASGVLGQWNIDISRHAREKLSPTDYARFSYYEKWMAGLADLLVETGVVDAREYAAADPAPSPLAERALRAEHVDSVLARGGPADRPSQVPQLFSVGDTVKTRKIAANCLVDGGHTRLPRYAAGMRGRIVRFHGTHVLPDSAAHHLGEAPEPLYAVAFRAAELWAHPEHPDDEVVLDLWQSYLVADT from the coding sequence ATGACCCGGCCGCACGACATGGGGGGGCGGTATGGCGATGGTGCCGTGATACCGGAAAACGAGAGCGTGAAGTTCAAAGAGGACTGGCACGCGCGCGCTTTGGCAGTGACCCTTGCCTCTGGCGTTCTGGGGCAGTGGAACATCGATATCTCGCGTCATGCGCGCGAAAAATTGTCACCCACGGATTATGCGCGCTTTAGTTATTACGAAAAATGGATGGCCGGGCTGGCAGACCTGCTGGTTGAAACCGGGGTAGTGGATGCGCGTGAGTACGCCGCCGCAGATCCGGCGCCGAGCCCACTGGCAGAGCGTGCGTTGCGCGCCGAACACGTGGACAGCGTGCTTGCCCGTGGCGGTCCAGCAGACCGACCGTCGCAGGTGCCACAGCTTTTCAGTGTCGGCGACACCGTCAAAACGCGCAAGATTGCGGCGAACTGCCTTGTCGATGGGGGCCACACGCGCCTGCCGCGCTATGCGGCGGGTATGCGGGGACGCATCGTCCGTTTTCACGGCACGCATGTTTTGCCTGACAGTGCCGCGCATCACCTTGGCGAAGCGCCGGAACCGCTTTATGCGGTCGCCTTTCGTGCTGCCGAACTCTGGGCGCATCCCGAGCATCCCGACGATGAAGTCGTGCTGGACCTGTGGCAAAGCTATCTGGTGGCGGACACATGA
- the secG gene encoding preprotein translocase subunit SecG: protein MENVVLIIHLILALGLIAVVLLQRSEGGGLGMGGGGGGAMTGRAAATALGKVTWALAIAFICTSMTLTIFAAENASGSSVIDRLGVTPPAADRSDTPGVPESDLLLPPSADENAPLVPTLE from the coding sequence ATGGAAAACGTCGTCCTGATCATACACCTTATCCTCGCCTTGGGGCTGATAGCCGTCGTGTTGCTGCAGCGTTCCGAGGGAGGGGGCCTTGGCATGGGTGGCGGCGGTGGCGGTGCCATGACCGGTCGCGCCGCGGCGACAGCCTTGGGCAAGGTGACATGGGCGTTGGCGATCGCCTTTATCTGTACGTCGATGACACTGACGATATTTGCAGCCGAGAACGCATCGGGGTCTTCGGTGATTGACCGCCTCGGCGTCACACCACCCGCAGCGGATCGCAGCGACACACCCGGCGTGCCGGAAAGTGATCTGCTGTTGCCCCCATCCGCGGATGAGAACGCCCCCTTGGTTCCAACGCTGGAATAA
- a CDS encoding L-serine ammonia-lyase yields MFLSVFDMFKVGIGPSSSHTMGPMVAAARFLEMMRASPFEFHGIRVSLHGSLAFTGVGHATDRATILGLAGFVPDTYDAEKAEAALAEIKATKTLNVEGLQPLRFDPATDLIFDYETPLSGHANGMMIRATDAQGDVTLREVFYSIGGGFVMTEAELSAGKDTDETGPPIPYPFKSAAQMLEMSTASGKNIAEMKRANEIARGCPTSLAEGTKRLWQVMDDCITRGLTTDGILPGGLQVKRRAKGIHDALLAERGMNLNAPHTINDWMSVYAMAVNEENAAGGQVVTAPTNGAAGVLPATLRYYLDHVPGASESHIEDFLLTAAAIGGLVKFNASISGAEAGCQAEVGSAAAMAAAGLCAVMGGTPAQVENAAEIALEHHLGMTCDPVKGLVQVPCIERNGLGAIKAVSAASLALRGDGTHLVPLDACIETMRQTGIDMSEKYKETSLGGLAVNVPNC; encoded by the coding sequence ATGTTTTTATCTGTCTTTGATATGTTCAAGGTCGGTATCGGCCCCTCATCCTCACATACGATGGGGCCCATGGTCGCTGCGGCGCGGTTTCTGGAGATGATGCGCGCGTCCCCCTTCGAATTTCACGGGATACGCGTGTCGCTGCATGGCTCACTTGCCTTCACGGGTGTAGGTCATGCCACGGACCGGGCCACCATTCTGGGCCTCGCGGGGTTTGTCCCCGACACTTATGACGCCGAGAAGGCCGAAGCGGCACTGGCCGAGATAAAAGCCACAAAAACCCTGAACGTTGAGGGCCTGCAACCCCTGCGGTTTGACCCTGCAACCGATCTGATTTTCGACTATGAGACCCCGCTCAGCGGGCACGCAAACGGTATGATGATCCGCGCCACAGATGCCCAAGGCGATGTCACCCTGCGCGAGGTTTTCTATTCTATCGGCGGTGGATTTGTGATGACCGAAGCGGAGCTTTCCGCGGGCAAAGACACCGATGAAACCGGCCCGCCCATTCCCTACCCGTTCAAATCTGCCGCCCAGATGCTTGAGATGTCGACCGCCTCCGGCAAGAACATTGCCGAGATGAAACGCGCAAATGAAATTGCCCGTGGCTGTCCGACCAGCCTCGCAGAAGGCACCAAGCGGCTTTGGCAGGTGATGGATGATTGCATCACGCGTGGGTTGACGACCGATGGTATTCTGCCCGGCGGCCTGCAGGTCAAACGCCGCGCCAAAGGCATCCATGACGCGCTTTTGGCCGAACGGGGCATGAACCTCAACGCGCCCCACACGATCAACGACTGGATGAGCGTCTACGCGATGGCCGTCAACGAGGAAAACGCGGCCGGTGGTCAGGTGGTCACGGCCCCCACAAATGGTGCTGCGGGCGTACTGCCTGCCACCTTGCGCTATTATCTGGATCATGTCCCCGGCGCATCAGAGTCCCACATCGAGGACTTTCTGCTGACGGCTGCAGCCATTGGCGGCTTGGTCAAGTTCAACGCCTCGATTTCAGGCGCTGAGGCAGGGTGTCAGGCCGAGGTCGGCTCTGCCGCAGCCATGGCCGCTGCGGGCCTGTGCGCTGTAATGGGCGGCACCCCCGCACAGGTGGAAAATGCCGCCGAAATCGCGTTGGAACACCACCTTGGCATGACCTGCGATCCCGTCAAGGGTCTGGTGCAAGTCCCCTGCATTGAGCGCAATGGCCTTGGCGCGATCAAAGCCGTGTCGGCAGCATCCCTCGCCTTGCGCGGCGATGGTACGCATCTTGTCCCGCTGGACGCCTGTATCGAAACCATGCGTCAGACCGGCATCGATATGTCAGAAAAATACAAGGAAACGTCGCTCGGCGGATTGGCTGTAAATGTGCCGAACTGCTAA